A genomic window from Pecten maximus chromosome 6, xPecMax1.1, whole genome shotgun sequence includes:
- the LOC117328663 gene encoding uncharacterized protein LOC117328663, which translates to MYTAHTRNVYCSYSQCILLILAMYTAHTMNTAHTHNLYCLYSQSILIVSTIYIYTYILLIPTNYTDCTHKLTACTHNLYCLYSQSIYIYCSYPQSILLIPTIYTAHTHNLYCSYPQSILLVSTIYIYILLIPTIYTDCFHNLYCSHSQSILLIPTIYTACIHKQYCLYPQSIYIYIYCSYSQSILLILTIYTACTQSILLISTNYTDCTRKLYCLYSQTILPVLTNYTACTHNLYCLFPQSILLTITIYTAHTHNLYCSYLQSILLVSTIYTACFHNLYCSHSQSILLILTIYTACTRTLYCWGIQYNLEDTQSVV; encoded by the coding sequence ATGTATACTGCTCATACTCGCAATGTATACTGCTCATACTCACAATGTATACTACTCATACTCGCAATGTATACTGCTCATACCATGAATACTGCTCATACCCACAATCTATACTGCTTGTACTCACAATCTATACTGATTGTATccacaatctatatatatacatatatactgctCATACCCACAAACTATACTGATTGTACTCACAAACTAACCGCTTGTACTCACAATCTATACTGCTTGTACtcacaatctatatatatatactgctcATACCCACAATCTATACTGCTCATACCCACAATCTATACTGCTCATACCCACAATCTATACTGCTCATACCCACAATCTATACTGCTTGTATccacaatctatatatatatactgctcATACCCACAATCTATACTGATTGTTTCCACAATCTATACTGCTCACACTCACAATCTATACTGCTCATACCCACAATCTATACTGCTTGTATCCACAAACAATACTGCTTGTATccacaatctatatatatatatatatactgctcATACTCACAATCTATACTGCTCATACTCACAATCTATACTGCTTGCACTCAATCTATACTGCTCATATCCACAAACTATACTGATTGTACTCGCAAACTATACTGCTTGTACTCACAAACTATACTGCCTGTACTCACAAACTATACTGCTTGCACTCACAATCTATACTGCTTGTTTCCACAATCTATACTGCTCACAATCACAATCTATACTGCTCATACTCACAATCTATACTGCTCATACTTACAATCTATACTGCTTGTTTCCACAATATATACTGCTTGTTTCCACAATCTATACTGCTCACACTCACAATCTATACTGCTCATACTCACAATCTATACTGCTTGTACTCGCACCCTATACTGCTGGGGGATTCAATATAACCTAGAAGACACTCAGAGTGTAGTCTAG
- the LOC117328661 gene encoding autophagy-related protein 13-like → MSGRLNAQDKKDLEKFTKFLIFKSLQVIVQSRLGEKIRTKSKPISSGTDWFNLAIKDIPDVHSEAKRALANQQPILGQNVCVEISLKTSEGATMVLETWYISLDQDHCDNNVKISYTVYNRMGTALKSLFTVSRVTPAFKLSRRQGVCSDDYVICYRIYAGDPQFFMLGDGYQTAKVGTVPTPQGTISIQLAYRTKLLITPQKTSREVGFEVKDDHFKKDNSPKRSTTPKPCSMGYRRESVADLSGQAYDDTQDLCSTTFTASPTDGFLYNAMQTGSLPRTYSQPIRIDGRLPTSQSGEDFKPTSAPEKQASFSNFHKVGAFAQPKTKDYKCDVDEVPFLNLLQPAPLAKFDIEDLSGDSKSTTIKSSSTADHMDGLSGSLSKDSSSSQTSAPDDFVMVELKTPFAGADPNTDLGKFYRDCQGAPMLESFSEEKNVVDTLEMISSQLMIFETDMKDFDAFMTSITESSHDGS, encoded by the exons ATGTCGGGTAGACTTAACGCACAAGATAAAAAGGACTTGGAGAAATTTACAAAGTTTCTCATTTTCAAAAGTTTACAAGTCATCGTCCAGTCAAGACTTGGAGAGAAAATAAGAACGAAGTCAAAACCAATTTCTTCAGGAACTGACTGG TTCAATCTTGCAATTAAAGATATACCTGATGTTCATTCTGAGGCCAAACGAGCTTTAGCCAACCAGCAGCCAATTCTAGGACAAAATGTATGTGTGGAGATTTCACTTAAGACTTCAGAAGGAGCGACCATGGTGCTGGAAACCTGGTATATTAGTCTAGACCAGGATCATTGTGATAACAATGTGAAAATCTCTTACACAGTCTACAACAGGATGGGCACTGCACTCAAGTCCCTGTTTACTGTTTCACGCGTCACACCTGCCTTCAAGCTGTCCAGACGTCAGGGTGTATGCTCAGATGATTATGTGATTTGTTATAGAATCTATGCAGGGGATCCACAGTTCTTCATGCTCGGTGATGGATATCAGACCGCCAAGGTAGGAACGGTACCAACACCACAAGGGACCATTTCCATACAGCTGGCGTATAGAACCAAACTGTTGATAACACCACAGAAGACCTCCAGGGAAGTTGGTTTTGAAGTTAAAGATGACCATTTTAAAAAAGACAATAGTCCAAAACGATCAACGACCCCCAAACCCTGTTCTATGGGTTACAGAAG AGAAAGTGTTGCTGATTTGTCTGGACAAGCCTATGATGACACTCAGGACCTTTGCTCAACCACATTTACTGCTAGTCCCACAGACGGTTTCCTTTACAATGCTATGCAGACTGGCTCTTTGCCACGCACCTATTCTCAACCCATCAGAATAGATGGCCGACTGCCTACCAGTCAAAGTGGAGAAGACTTCAAACCTACCAG TGCTCCAGAGAAACAAGCAAGTTTTTCAAACTTCCACAAGGTGGGAGCATTTGCTCAACCAAAGACAAAGGACTACAAGTGTGATGTTGATGAGGTACCATTCCTTAACCTCCTACAGCCTGCCCCACTGgccaagtttgacattgaagACCTGAGTGGGGACAGCAAATCCACAACAATAAAGAGTTCATCCACAGCAGACCATATGGATGGGTTAAGTGGGAGCTTGTCTAAGGACAGCAGCAGCAGTCAGACCTCTGCCCCTGATGACTTTGTCATGGTTGAACTG AAAACTCCTTTTGCTGGGGCTGATCCGAACACAGACCTGGGAAAGTTTTACCGTGACTGTCAGGGAGCCCCGATGTTGGAGTCATTTAGCGAAGAGAAGAATGTTGTGGATACACTTGAGATGATCTCTAGTCAGCTGATGATCTTTGAGACGGACATGAAAGACTTTGATGCCTTTATGACGTCTATTACAGAAAGCTCTCATGACGGATCATAG